A window from Leishmania mexicana MHOM/GT/2001/U1103 complete genome, chromosome 33 encodes these proteins:
- a CDS encoding putative adaptor complex subunit medium chain 3, producing the protein MLSCIFLLNEHGEVMVELQFSERIPRSTLEGFWSTYMAPSKGGREAPAAIVAYGGTVFSHIHRNNVFLVGTHPSDDTALVVIEQLCLVARVLTAYLSEMTENTIRENFSTVYQLLQEMFDYGYPLTTELCGLEELVPRPTLENRVRTMLDTPLVSKVMPVGSRTAIGVGSRQASSVFGGVPWRDPETRHSTNEILFDVVESLDYLLDSEGRCVRAAVQGSIEVNCRLSGMPEVVLRLRDVDAVVDDVAFHRCVRLDRYEHDRTLCFIPPDGKFTLMKYTCKSSLSMPLPPFYVTPQVTFNATGGRFHCMAGIRGGGAGFSSVAEKDKDVQRLSVRLLLPPNTSSLTVTNCSSGTAVFDRSKATLTWSVGNLTHSATPSLGGEFLLVPEGGDSSDERGRDNAAPSGSLRATTRGAGVGNATMAAVSFQLPNRIMSSLRVDSVQVLNEIGKPYKGLKYLTQSCNYFIRGA; encoded by the coding sequence ATGCTGTCATGTATTTTTTTGCTTAATGAGCATGGCGAGGTGATGGTGGAGCTGCAATTTAGTGAGCGAATCCCGCGCTCAACGTTGGAGGGATTCTGGTCCACCTATATGGCGCCATCGAAGGGAGGCAGGGAGGCGCCCGCGGCCATCGTCGCCTACGGCGGCACCGTGTTCTCGCACATCCACCGCAATAACGTGTTTCTCGTCGGCACACACCCTTCGGACGAtacggcgctggtggtgatTGAGCAGCTCTGCCTCGTAGCCCGCGTTCTCACAGCATACCTGAGCGAGATGACGGAGAACACCATTCGAGAAAACTTCTCTACCGTCTATCAGCTACTACAGGAGATGTTTGATTACGGCTACCCCCTTACCACCGAGCTCTGCGGactggaggagctggtgccGCGGCCGACGCTCGAGAACCGTGTGCGCACTATGCTGGACACGCCGCTCGTGAGCAAGGTGATGCCAGTTGGCAGCCGCACTGCCATTGGGGTTGGCAGCCGGCAGGCATCCAGCGTATTCGGTGGTGTGCCATGGCGGGACCCGGAGACGCGTCACAGCACGAATGAAATACTCTTTGACGTGGTGGAGTCGCTGGACTACTTACTGGACAGCGAGGGCCGCTGCGTCAGGGCTGCTGTGCAGGGGAGCATCGAGGTGAATTGCCGGCTGAGCGGCATGCCtgaggtggtgctgcgcctgcgcgatGTCGATGCCGTGGTGGACGACGTGGCTTTTCATCGATGCGTCCGTCTGGACCGCTATGAGCACGATCGCACGCTCTGCTTCATTCCCCCCGACGGCAAGTTCACGCTAATGAAATACACCTGCAAGTCTTCCCTGTCGATGCCGCTTCCACCGTTCTATGTGACCCCGCAGGTCACTTTCAACGCCACGGGTGGCCGCTTCCATTGCATGGCAGGCAtccgcggtggcggagcgggcTTCTCTTCCGTGGCAGAGAAGGACAAGGATGTGCAGCGGCTGTcagtgcgcctcctgctgccgccaaACACGTCATCGCTCACAGTGACGAACTGCTCGAGCGGCACGGCCGTTTTCGACCGCTCCAAGGCGACGCTCACATGGAGCGTGGGCAACTTGACGCATTCCGCAACACCGTCCCTCGGCGGCGAGTTCTTATTGGTGCCGGAAGGTGGTGATAGCAGTGACGAGCGGGGGCGTGACAATGCGGCGCCATCGGGGTCGCTGCGGGCAACAACCCGTGGGGCCGGAGTTGGAAACGCCACCATGGCCGCCGTGTCGTTCCAGCTGCCGAACCGAATCATGAGTAGCCTTCGCGTAGATTCGGTTCAGGTTTTGAATGAGATCGGCAAGCCGTACAAGGGTCTGAAGTATCTAACGCAGTCTTGCAACTACTTCATCCGGGGCGCCTGA
- a CDS encoding putative RNA helicase, which yields MVWRRPIAAVGVSWPLASPASLRLVRAASPSPSTSARQHQLHNVCDAIYRSGTAREALRQAIHEPSHESALRLLEEFEKDPGVWRDEAWATAFLNASSHLSRQMDLLLVRFTQWHTVRKAPTKVAMHRPWDWYPQARLMRRRFIFHYGPTNSGKTHAALEALMQARSGVYCAPLKALAAQVWHRVKERVPCDLLIGDERVFGGAAEHVSCTVEMTPVDLPVDVGVVDEIQMMADRDRGWAWTRALLGLPAREIHLCGEARALPLIQNLLYATHERKNLSTVEHKRLVPLVVSPSLCSRLRLETVENGDCFVCFSKKQVLDLQDNLNRLPGVTSSAIYGAMPFQVREAEAARFNRGVTEYINAFASCSANAKNNAADCSTTSPRGTQPRESSPETATPTKHVLVSTDAIAYGLNMNIERVVFTTLRKFDGKGMVELPAATVQQIAGRSGRFGLTRQHTVGRCTVLHECDMTAFSVAMSTQLEPLAKAGLLPTGDILQLFAELESAKARKAGKPTLGPSDGSFFELMSRFAASCAGSQNFFPCDIHRSLLRLAELLEPVRDLSLTDRIVFCYLPLSDTSAASLQLIVAYATDHAAGKPVPLRFDAWCAELMQRAEREETCGVGAAPPHQRQQPQLSVRDLATELERCFRQAEMYCWLSWRFGKTFVERERGLELKASITAALTRLNGSA from the coding sequence ATGGTCTGGCGACGGCCAATTGCCGCCGTTGGCGTCTCGTGGCCACTCGCGTCGCCGGCGAGTCTTCGCCTTGTTCGCGCGGCTTCGCCATCGCCTTCGACGTCTGCGCGGCAGCATCAACTGCACAATGTCTGTGACGCCATctaccgcagcggcacggcgagGGAGGCTCTTCGCCAGGCGATACACGAGCCGTCGCACGAGAGTGCCCTCCGCTTGCTTGAAGAGTTTGAGAAGGATCCCGGCGTCTGGCGGGACGAGGCGTGGGCCACCGCTTTCCTAAACGCTTCCTCGCACCTGTCACGCCAGATGGACCTCTTGCTTGTCCGCTTCACGCAGTGGCACACAGTGCGCAAGGCGCCGACCAAGGTTGCCATGCACAGGCCATGGGACTGGTATCCGCAAGCGCGTCTCATGCGCCGACGCTTTATCTTCCACTACGGCCCCACGAACAGCGGCAAGACGCACGCCGCTCTAGAGGCACTGATGCAGgcacgcagcggcgtctACTGCGCTCCTCTCAAGGCGCTGGCCGCACAGGTGTGGCACCGCGTGAAGGAACGCGTGCCGTGCGACCTGCTCATCGGCGACGAGCGCGTGTTTGGCGGAGCGGCGGAGCACGTCTCATGCACGGTAGAGATGACTCCGGTGGACTTGCCGGTGGACGTCGGGGTCGTGGACGAGATTCAGATGATGGCGGATCGCGACCGCGGGTGGGCCTGGACACGCGCGCTCCTTGGCCTGCCCGCGCGCGAGATTCACCTCTGCGGTGAGGCTCGGGCATTGCCGCTCATCCAGAATCTGCTCTATGCCACCCACGAGCGGAAGAACTTGTCAACAGTGGAGCACAAACGTCTCGTGCCGCTGGTGGTTTCCCCGAGCCTTTGCTCTAGACTGCGGCTGGAGACAGTGGAGAACGGCGACTGCTTCGTCTGCTTTTCTAAGAAGCAAGTACTGGACCTGCAGGATAACCTAAACCGTCTTCCCGGCGTGACGAGCTCCGCCATCTACGGCGCCATGCCATTCCAGGTGCGAGAGGCTGAGGCTGCACGGTTCAATCGCGGTGTTACCGAGTACATCAACGCTTTCGCTtcctgcagcgccaacgCAAAAAACAACGCAGCTGACTGCAGTACCACGTCGCCGCGAGGCACTCAGCCTCGTGAGTCATCGCCGGAAACGGCGACGCCCACAAAGCACGTTCTCGTCTCCACGGATGCCATTGCCTACGGTCTGAACATGAATATCGAGCGCGTGGTTTTCACGACACTGCGCAAGTTTGATGGCAAGGGCATGGTCGAGCTGCCTGCCGCAACTGTCCAGCAAATTGCAGGGCGCTCCGGCCGCTTCGGCCTCACTCGACAGCATACTGTGGGCCGCTGCACCGTGCTGCACGAGTGCGACATGACAGCGTTTAGTGTCGCCATGTCCACGCAGCTGGAGCCGCTTGCAAAGGCAGGGTTGCTGCCCACAGGCGACATTCTTCAGCTGTTTGCCGAGCTGGAGTCTGCCAAGGCGCGCAAGGCGGGTAAGCCAACTTTGGGTCCAAGTGACGGATCATTTTTTGAACTGATGTCGAGGTTTGCCGCCTCGTGCGCGGGGTCGCAGAACTTTTTCCCCTGTGATATCCATCGCTCTCTGCTGCGACTGGCTGAGCTCCTCGAACCGGTGCGCGACCTTTCCTTGACGGATCGCATTGTGTTTTGTTATTTGCCGCTAAGTGACACGagcgctgcgtcgctgcagctgattGTGGCCTACGCCACCGACCACGCCGCAGGGAAGCCCGTGCCCTTGCGGTTTGACGCTTGGTGCGCGGAGCTGATGCAGCGGGCGGAACGAGAGGAAACGTGTGGTGTGGGAGCCGCACCTCCGCACcagaggcagcagccgcagctctcCGTGAGAGACCTGGCCACCGAGCTGGAGCGGTGCTTTCGACAGGCGGAGATGTACTGCTGGCTCTCCTGGCGTTTCGGCAAGACATTTGtggagcgcgagaggggccTCGAGTTGAAGGCCTCCATCACCGCTGCCTTGACACGGCTGAACGGGTCTGCGTGA
- a CDS encoding putative ATP-dependent DNA helicase: protein MAEGPIRTVEARDLTRVERVGAHSHIRGLGLDDTLEARVSSQGMVGQMEARRAAGVVVQMVKKGKIAGRCVLLAGGPGSGKTAIAMGMAQALGPETPFTMIAGSEIFSLEMSKTEALTQAFRRSIGVHIKEETEMIEGEVVEVTIDRPSTNPAEAHQRTGQLVLKTSDMESTFDLGQKMIESLQKERVQVGDVITIDKATGRINKLGRSFVHSKDFDAMSANTRFVQTPEGELSKRKEVVHTVTLHEVDVINSRQQGFLALFAGDTGEIKPEVREQIDQRVAEWREEGKGEIVPGVLFIDEVHMLDIECFSWLNRALESPLAPVVIVASNRGISRIRGTQYKAPHGIPIDLLDRMMIITTNPYSQEELGKIINIRCEEEDVELTEDAFVLLTTLGQKTSLRYVLQLITTANMVAQKRKSSTVSVDDIKKVYLLFIDLRRSVELLQEHEKDFLFGEEDAHVENSTRVRVRDGEEDRGNEEDTVR, encoded by the coding sequence ATGGCGGAGGGCCCCATTCGTACTGTGGAGGCTCGCGACCTCACCCGGGTGGAGCGCGTCGGCGCACATTCCCACATTCGCGGCCTCGGCCTCGATGACACGCTCGAGGCGCGCGTTTCAAGTCAGGGCATGGTGGGTCAAATGGAGGCCCGCCGTGCGGCTGGCGTGGTGGTGCAGATGGTGAAGAAGGGCAAGATCGCAGGCCGGTGTGTGTTGCTGGCTGGTGGGCCGGGCTCTGGTAAGACGGCCATTGCGATGGGCATGGCGCAGGCGCTTGGCCCCGAGACACCCTTTACCATGATCGCTGGTAGCGAGATCTTCTCTCTTGAGATGTCCAAGACGgaggcgctgacgcaggCGTTTCGTCGCAGCATCGGCGTGCACATCAAagaggagacggagatgaTCGagggcgaggtggtggaggtgacCATTGATCGCCCGTCTACGAATCCCGCCGAGGCCCATCAGCGCACCGGGCAACTGGTGCTCAAGACGTCCGACATGGAGTCGACCTTCGACCTGGGGCAGAAGATGATCGAGAGCTTGCAGAAGGAAAGGGTCCAAGTAGGCGACGTTATCACGATTGACAAGGCCACCGGCCGCATCAACAAACTGGGCCGAAGCTTTGTACATAGCAAGGACTTTGATGCCATGTCCGCCAACACGCGCTTTGTGCAGACGCCAGAGGGCGAGCTGTCGAAGCgcaaggaggtggtgcacacCGTGACGCTGCACGAGGTGGACGTGATCAACTCTCGCCAGCAGGGcttcctcgctctctttgCTGGTGACACCGGTGAGATCAAGCCCGAGGTGCGCGAGCAGATTGACCAACGCGTCGCTGAATGGCGGGAGGAGGGTAAGGGCGAGATCGTTCCCGGTGTACTCTTTATCGACGAGGTCCACATGCTCGATATCGAGTGCTTCTCGTGGCTGAACCGCGCGCTGGAAAGCCCATTGGCGCCGGTGGTGATCGTCGCGTCGAATCGTGGCATTTCGCGTATCCGTGGTACACAGTACAAGGCGCCACATGGCATCCCGATCGACCTGCTGGATCGAATGATGATTATCACCACGAACCCGTACTCGCAGGAGGAGCTCGGCAAGATTATTAACATTcggtgcgaggaggaggatgttGAGCTGACGGAGGACGCGTTTGTCCTCCTGACGACACTCGGCCAGAAGACGTCGCTGCGCtacgtgctgcagctcatTACGACGGCGAACATGGTGGCGCAGAAGCGGAAGTCGTCGACCGTGTCGGTGGACGACATCAAGAAGGTGTACCTTCTCTTCATCGACCTTCGCCGCagcgtggagctgctgcaggagcacgAGAAGGACTTTCTTtttggcgaggaggacgcgcaCGTCGAGAACTCGACTCGCGTGCGCGTACGGGACGGTGAGGAAGATCGCGGCAACGAGGAGGATACGGTGCGGTAA
- a CDS encoding putative acyl-CoA binding protein produces MSAEEFERYKKLVSNLQSNLSIPEKIEMYGLWCVATQDKCTQKQPSRANLVRYSKWAAWKKYEHLGQKKARELFVEKAKTIVNKYPSRL; encoded by the coding sequence atgtcTGCCGAGGAGTTTGAGCGTTACAAAAAGTTGGTCTCCAACCTGCAGTCGAACCTGTCGATTCCGGAGAAGATCGAGATGTACGGCCTGTGGTGTGTGGCGACTCAGGACAAGTGCACACAGAAACAGCCGTCCCGTGCCAACCTGGTAAGGTACAGCAAATGGGCTGCGTGGAAGAAGTACGAGCACCTTGGTCAGAAAAAGGCCCGCGAGCTCTTTGTTGAGAAGGCAAAGACTATCGTAAACAAATACCCATCCAGGTTGTGA